The proteins below are encoded in one region of Streptosporangiales bacterium:
- a CDS encoding ATP-binding cassette domain-containing protein — MAHQALESLVPVAIGLVIDHAVATGAGGVLAGWLAGLAGLFLCLSLAYRFGARLGVRAMQQAAHDLRLALTRRILDPRGGAETGRLPGALLSTATLDALRVGELIKVFAFLGGALAALAVTAVALLRISVPLGLVVLGCAPPLLVVIHLLGKPLARRTAVEQAAVAHASGVATDLVAGLRILRGIGAVPTAADRYRVTSQTARRAAVHSAKAQAAYEGATIGLTAIFIAAVAFVGGRLALQDQITVGDLVAAVGLAQFLLGPMSRLAVVGTGYAQARASAARIADVLAAEHPVAAADGELPHPVRGRLQVRDLTYRALRGLHLDAAPGELVAVVPGDPAEATALLAVLARDADPAAGSVTLDGYALGDLHPRTVRGAVLVAWHDADLFEGTVLDNVATAALDERRVKDAVVAAGVDHVAEVLPDGLDTYLTEQARTLSGGQRQRLALARALATDAPVLVLADPTTAVDAVTEAAIGDGIKRMRAGRTTLVLASSPAPLAVADRVVVLADGAATAAGRHADLVATSPAYRDLALR, encoded by the coding sequence ATGGCGCACCAGGCGCTGGAGTCGCTGGTGCCGGTCGCGATCGGCCTGGTGATCGACCACGCCGTGGCGACCGGCGCGGGCGGCGTCCTCGCCGGCTGGCTCGCCGGCCTCGCCGGGCTTTTCCTCTGCCTCTCGCTGGCGTACCGCTTCGGCGCCAGGCTCGGCGTCCGCGCGATGCAGCAGGCCGCGCACGACCTGCGGCTCGCGCTGACCCGCCGCATCCTCGACCCGCGCGGCGGCGCGGAGACCGGCCGGCTGCCCGGTGCGCTGCTGAGCACAGCGACCCTCGACGCTCTGCGCGTCGGCGAGCTGATCAAGGTGTTCGCGTTCCTCGGCGGCGCCCTCGCCGCGCTGGCCGTGACGGCGGTCGCGCTGCTGCGCATCTCGGTGCCGCTCGGCCTGGTCGTGCTCGGCTGTGCGCCGCCGCTACTCGTGGTCATCCACCTGCTCGGCAAGCCGCTGGCCAGGCGCACGGCGGTCGAGCAGGCGGCCGTCGCCCACGCGTCCGGCGTCGCCACCGACCTGGTCGCCGGCTTGCGCATCCTGCGCGGCATCGGCGCCGTACCTACGGCGGCGGACCGCTACCGGGTCACCAGCCAGACCGCGCGGCGGGCGGCCGTGCACTCGGCGAAGGCGCAGGCGGCGTACGAGGGGGCCACCATCGGGCTGACGGCGATCTTCATCGCCGCCGTCGCGTTCGTCGGCGGCCGGCTGGCGCTGCAGGACCAGATCACCGTCGGTGACCTGGTGGCGGCCGTCGGGCTCGCCCAGTTCCTGCTCGGCCCGATGTCGCGGCTGGCCGTGGTGGGCACCGGCTACGCGCAGGCGCGGGCGTCCGCCGCCCGCATCGCCGACGTGCTCGCCGCCGAGCACCCGGTCGCCGCCGCCGACGGCGAGCTGCCGCACCCGGTGCGTGGCCGGCTCCAGGTGCGGGACCTCACCTACCGCGCGCTGCGCGGCCTGCACCTGGACGCGGCACCCGGCGAGCTGGTCGCCGTCGTCCCCGGCGACCCCGCGGAGGCGACCGCGCTGCTCGCCGTGCTGGCCAGGGACGCCGACCCCGCCGCCGGCAGCGTGACCCTCGACGGCTACGCGCTCGGCGACCTGCATCCCCGTACCGTCCGCGGCGCGGTGCTGGTCGCCTGGCACGACGCCGACCTGTTCGAGGGCACGGTGCTCGACAACGTCGCGACGGCCGCCCTCGACGAGCGCCGGGTGAAGGACGCCGTGGTCGCCGCCGGCGTCGACCACGTCGCCGAGGTGCTCCCCGACGGTCTGGACACCTACCTCACCGAGCAGGCGCGCACGCTGTCCGGCGGCCAGCGGCAGCGCCTCGCGCTAGCCCGCGCGCTCGCGACCGACGCCCCCGTGCTCGTCCTGGCCGACCCGACGACCGCGGTGGACGCGGTGACCGAAGCGGCCATCGGCGACGGCATCAAGCGGATGCGCGCCGGCCGCACGACGCTCGTGCTCGCGTCCAGCCCAGCCCCGCTCGCGGTCGCCGACCGCGTAGTGGTCCTCGCCGACGGCGCAGCCACAGCGGCGGGCAGGCACGCCGACCTGGTCGCGACCAGCCCCGCCTACCGCGACCTGGCGCTGCGATGA
- the solA gene encoding N-methyl-L-tryptophan oxidase encodes MTMSSPSVAVVGVGSTGAMAMWQLAKRGVRVTGFERFSPGHDRGAHGGETRIFRTAYQESPDYVPLLVRAKELWQQLEEETGAELLNLAGVLTIGAADTPQLTNVMASIAEYGLTAEQLSVEEARNRYPQHAVGDDESVVLDRNAGFLRPERAVLHASRRAEQLGATLHTYTKVTAIEPDQHGVTVRTDGGTERFDHVVVATGPWATQLLGGFGYDASVIQVRRIVQMWFPAKDPALFRPDRCPVFIRVSPVPYYGLPAADGAGLKLGVFTEENRVVTDPDDFDSRVGVGEIASFRDTVAELLPQLFPEPVRIGAFMEGYTPDSDGLIGALPGADNVTLLVGFSGHGFKLAPAFGALAADAVLGTRTTPSLPRLDPARELSTHPREVQRT; translated from the coding sequence ATGACGATGTCGAGCCCGTCGGTCGCGGTTGTCGGAGTCGGCAGCACCGGCGCCATGGCGATGTGGCAACTCGCGAAACGCGGCGTGCGCGTCACGGGGTTCGAGCGGTTCAGCCCCGGACACGACCGAGGTGCACACGGCGGGGAGACACGTATCTTCCGCACCGCCTACCAGGAGAGCCCCGACTACGTACCGCTGTTGGTTCGTGCCAAGGAGTTGTGGCAGCAGCTGGAGGAGGAGACCGGCGCGGAGTTGCTGAACCTCGCCGGCGTGCTCACCATCGGGGCAGCCGACACGCCGCAGCTCACCAACGTCATGGCGTCCATCGCGGAGTACGGCCTGACGGCCGAGCAGCTGTCCGTCGAGGAGGCCCGCAACCGTTACCCGCAGCACGCGGTCGGCGACGACGAGTCGGTGGTGCTCGACCGCAACGCCGGGTTCCTGCGCCCTGAGCGCGCGGTGCTGCACGCGAGCAGGCGCGCGGAACAGCTCGGCGCGACGCTGCACACGTACACGAAGGTGACCGCGATCGAGCCGGATCAGCACGGCGTCACCGTACGTACGGACGGCGGCACCGAGCGGTTCGACCACGTCGTCGTCGCGACCGGGCCGTGGGCGACGCAGCTGCTCGGCGGCTTCGGTTACGACGCGAGCGTCATCCAGGTGCGCCGCATCGTGCAGATGTGGTTCCCCGCCAAGGATCCCGCGCTGTTCCGCCCGGACCGGTGCCCGGTGTTCATCCGCGTCTCCCCCGTGCCGTACTACGGGCTGCCGGCCGCCGACGGCGCCGGCCTCAAGCTCGGCGTGTTCACGGAGGAGAACCGCGTCGTCACCGACCCCGACGACTTCGACAGCCGCGTGGGGGTCGGCGAGATCGCCAGCTTCCGCGACACGGTGGCCGAACTCCTCCCCCAGCTGTTCCCCGAGCCGGTGCGGATCGGCGCGTTCATGGAGGGGTACACGCCGGACTCCGACGGCCTCATCGGGGCACTTCCCGGCGCGGACAACGTGACGCTGCTCGTCGGCTTCTCCGGACACGGGTTCAAGCTCGCCCCCGCGTTCGGCGCGCTCGCGGCCGACGCGGTGCTCGGCACCCGGACGACGCCGTCGCTCCCGCGGCTCGACCCGGCCCGCGAGCTGTCCACCCACCCGCGAGAGGTGCAGCGAACTTAG
- a CDS encoding asparagine synthetase B — translation MTRLGHRGPDGVGTCEVHDHRLLGHRRLAVIDPRHGQQPLTTPNGDALVANGMIYNDDALRSELGAGKYATGSDSESILHAVRRWGADAPTRLDGMFAFVYATPDRIVAARDPLGIKPLYRVRIGDVDGFSSEVKAFDGIADEVTEFPAGHVFDSAHGLRRYYQVPAGDPVERATAEVVRDFREVLEAAVVKRLRSDVPFGALLSGGLDSSLITALARRHVDELHTFAVGLPDSPDLKAARLVADHLGTIHHELVVEPDDAIKSLPDVIWHLESADVDLVRSAVMTWQVMQFASNWVTVVLTGEGADELFAGYSYHESYDDPVQLHDELRRSLGAMHNINLQRVDRMSMAHGVEARVPFLDKAVIAEAMRIRPELKQYAHGDGEPMEKWVLRAAASDLLPAEIVWRKKAQFDEGTGMSTLLPGAAATESLAEADWYAGLMDKRFKRPEQVHAVAGTWTDDRV, via the coding sequence CTGACCAGGCTCGGGCATCGCGGTCCGGACGGCGTCGGCACCTGTGAAGTGCACGACCACCGGCTGCTCGGGCACCGTCGACTCGCTGTCATCGACCCACGGCACGGTCAGCAGCCGCTGACCACGCCCAACGGTGACGCACTGGTTGCCAACGGCATGATCTACAACGACGACGCCCTGCGTAGTGAGCTCGGCGCCGGCAAGTACGCCACCGGCTCGGACAGTGAATCCATCCTGCATGCGGTACGCCGTTGGGGTGCGGACGCCCCGACGCGGCTGGACGGCATGTTCGCGTTCGTCTACGCGACGCCCGACCGCATCGTCGCCGCACGCGACCCGCTCGGCATCAAGCCGTTGTACCGGGTACGGATCGGCGACGTGGATGGCTTCAGCAGTGAGGTGAAGGCGTTCGACGGCATCGCCGACGAGGTGACCGAGTTCCCCGCCGGGCACGTGTTCGACAGCGCGCACGGCCTGCGCAGGTACTACCAGGTGCCCGCCGGCGACCCGGTCGAACGCGCTACCGCAGAGGTCGTGCGCGACTTCCGTGAAGTGCTCGAAGCGGCCGTCGTGAAGCGGCTGCGCAGCGACGTGCCGTTCGGTGCGTTGCTCTCCGGCGGCCTGGACAGTTCGCTGATCACTGCGCTCGCGCGCAGGCACGTCGACGAGCTGCACACGTTCGCCGTCGGCCTGCCGGACAGTCCGGACCTGAAGGCGGCACGGCTGGTCGCGGACCACCTCGGCACCATCCACCACGAGCTGGTGGTGGAGCCGGACGACGCGATCAAGTCGCTGCCTGACGTGATCTGGCACCTGGAGTCCGCGGACGTCGACCTGGTGCGCTCCGCCGTGATGACCTGGCAGGTGATGCAGTTCGCCTCGAACTGGGTGACCGTGGTGCTCACCGGCGAGGGTGCCGACGAGCTCTTCGCCGGGTACAGCTACCACGAGTCGTACGACGATCCCGTGCAGTTGCACGACGAGCTACGCAGGTCGTTGGGTGCCATGCACAACATCAACCTGCAGCGCGTCGACCGGATGTCCATGGCGCACGGCGTCGAGGCGCGGGTGCCGTTCCTCGACAAGGCGGTCATCGCGGAGGCGATGCGCATCCGGCCGGAGCTGAAGCAGTACGCGCACGGCGACGGCGAGCCGATGGAGAAGTGGGTGCTGCGTGCCGCGGCGTCCGATCTGCTCCCGGCCGAGATCGTGTGGCGGAAGAAGGCGCAGTTCGACGAGGGCACCGGGATGAGCACGCTGCTGCCGGGGGCAGCAGCCACCGAGTCGCTCGCCGAGGCCGACTGGTACGCGGGCCTGATGGACAAGCGGTTCAAGCGTCCTGAGCAGGTCCACGCAGTAGCCGGCACCTGGACCGACGACCGCGTCTGA
- a CDS encoding CocE/NonD family hydrolase: MRRPALALVAGIAVLAATLVAAPAVRADQAAGADTRYETIPGAGGTPLKALVVTPRGLGDGPFPLLVMPSSWGMPHLEYVGAAAKLAYESGYAVVSYSSRGFWDSGGQVDVADRPTVRDVSKVIDWAVANAHADPRRVGAMGVSYGAGTSLLAAASDSRIKAVGALSTWTELPASLYPNQTVNKQAGELLLALAHLTGRPAPVLREVEASYRRGDMERAVKLLEGHSPAEYMDRLNANRPAVFLGNAWADSMFPPGTVTDFFTELTGPKKLMLGPGDHSSQEAFGLAGLPNAVWDTAARWMDHYVAGEDNGIAAEDPVVVKAPKGENWAGYPSWPAFTGEPERLHLGAGGALAPEPATGWRTTIDANVPTAADSGTAIVTGTLQGLGLPAATSLPLVARHAAGVWVGAPRARPGEVRGAPRLRATVTPSAADTSLFAYLYDVDATGTAALVTHKPLSLRDATPGEAQRVDLGLDPISWHVPAGHRLALVVDTVDPRYKDVSTPKSTVTFSSPADAPSTLTVPLAG; encoded by the coding sequence GTGCGCAGGCCCGCTCTCGCCCTCGTCGCCGGCATCGCCGTACTCGCCGCCACGCTCGTCGCCGCGCCCGCGGTCCGGGCGGACCAGGCCGCGGGGGCGGACACCCGCTACGAGACCATCCCCGGCGCCGGCGGCACCCCGCTGAAGGCGCTCGTGGTGACGCCGCGCGGACTCGGCGACGGGCCGTTCCCGCTGCTGGTGATGCCGTCCAGCTGGGGCATGCCGCACCTGGAGTACGTCGGCGCCGCGGCGAAGCTGGCGTACGAGTCCGGGTACGCGGTGGTGAGCTACTCCAGCCGCGGCTTCTGGGACTCCGGCGGCCAGGTCGACGTCGCAGACCGGCCCACCGTCCGCGACGTCAGCAAGGTGATCGACTGGGCGGTGGCCAACGCGCACGCGGACCCGCGGCGGGTGGGCGCGATGGGCGTGTCGTACGGCGCGGGCACCAGCCTGCTCGCCGCGGCCAGCGACAGCAGGATCAAGGCGGTCGGCGCGCTGAGCACGTGGACCGAGCTGCCGGCGTCGCTCTACCCGAACCAGACGGTCAACAAGCAGGCCGGTGAGCTGCTGCTGGCGCTCGCCCACCTCACCGGACGCCCGGCGCCCGTGCTGCGCGAGGTCGAGGCCAGCTATCGCAGGGGCGACATGGAACGCGCCGTGAAGTTGCTCGAAGGGCACTCCCCGGCCGAGTACATGGACCGGCTCAACGCGAACCGGCCGGCGGTCTTCCTCGGCAACGCGTGGGCGGACTCGATGTTCCCGCCAGGCACGGTCACCGACTTCTTCACCGAGCTCACCGGTCCGAAGAAGCTCATGCTGGGGCCCGGCGACCACTCCAGCCAGGAGGCGTTCGGTCTGGCCGGCCTGCCGAACGCGGTGTGGGACACCGCCGCACGCTGGATGGACCACTACGTCGCCGGCGAGGACAACGGCATCGCGGCCGAGGACCCGGTGGTGGTGAAGGCGCCGAAGGGCGAGAACTGGGCCGGCTACCCGAGCTGGCCGGCGTTCACCGGCGAGCCGGAGCGGCTCCACCTGGGTGCCGGCGGCGCGCTCGCACCAGAACCGGCGACCGGGTGGCGCACGACCATCGACGCCAATGTGCCGACGGCGGCCGACTCAGGCACGGCCATCGTGACCGGCACCCTGCAGGGCCTCGGGCTGCCCGCCGCGACGTCGCTGCCGCTGGTCGCCAGGCACGCCGCGGGCGTGTGGGTCGGCGCCCCGCGCGCCCGGCCAGGCGAGGTGCGCGGCGCACCGCGCCTGCGCGCCACGGTGACACCGAGCGCGGCCGATACGTCGCTGTTCGCGTACCTCTACGATGTGGACGCGACCGGCACGGCAGCGCTCGTCACGCACAAGCCGCTCAGCCTGCGCGACGCCACGCCCGGCGAAGCCCAGCGCGTGGACCTCGGGCTGGACCCGATCTCCTGGCACGTACCGGCGGGCCACCGCCTCGCGCTGGTGGTCGACACGGTGGACCCGCGGTACAAGGACGTCAGCACCCCGAAGAGCACGGTCACCTTCAGCTCCCCCGCCGACGCCCCGTCGACCCTGACGGTGCCACTGGCCGGCTGA
- a CDS encoding TetR family transcriptional regulator: protein MPTGFTEQERVRIDKALRDTGFQLFTTQGLKKTSLDELVTPAGIAKSSFYAFFDSREALYIELMYEQVPELNRWLLDELYDESAGTTEAVRAFMHGVLDIQRNNPLYSRLMSHSDELAMVARRVSPEQLLETKRYLVSPIVEFIERAQRAGRLIDGDPGVLLGVIQAVMVIPLEKDRLDPETYPAALELLVDIVANGLTRPAADGTQPTGEDRTQP, encoded by the coding sequence GTGCCGACCGGGTTCACCGAGCAGGAGCGCGTGCGGATCGACAAGGCCCTGCGCGACACGGGCTTCCAGCTGTTCACGACGCAGGGGTTGAAGAAGACGTCGCTGGACGAGCTGGTCACGCCGGCGGGGATCGCGAAGAGCAGCTTCTACGCGTTCTTCGACTCCAGGGAGGCGCTGTACATCGAGCTGATGTACGAGCAGGTGCCCGAGCTGAACCGGTGGCTGCTCGACGAGCTGTACGACGAGTCCGCCGGCACCACGGAGGCGGTGCGTGCGTTCATGCACGGGGTCCTCGACATCCAGCGCAACAACCCGCTGTACAGCCGGCTGATGAGCCACTCGGACGAGCTGGCGATGGTCGCGCGGCGGGTGTCGCCCGAGCAGCTGCTGGAGACCAAGCGCTACCTCGTCTCACCGATCGTCGAGTTCATCGAGCGCGCCCAGCGCGCGGGCCGGCTGATCGACGGCGACCCCGGGGTGCTGCTCGGCGTCATCCAGGCGGTGATGGTGATCCCGCTGGAGAAGGACCGGCTCGACCCCGAGACCTACCCGGCGGCACTCGAGCTGCTCGTCGACATCGTCGCGAACGGCCTCACCCGGCCGGCCGCGGACGGAACACAACCGACAGGAGAGGACCGTACCCAGCCATGA
- a CDS encoding fluoroquinolone transporter permease, with the protein MTRLGTVLRLEVRLQWRYRFLQAGVFSGVMWLALLLPLPHDLRSTAEPYVILGDLAIVGWFFIAGAVFLEKGDRTLNALVATPMRFVEYLLAKMLTLVTLSTVLAVFVATVTHGVGYDLRWLLLGAVLGTALMLTASFLSSMPFSSISNWFMPSVGPLAVMTLPVFYLAGLWPTRWLYLVPTMGPLLFLGAAFDQVSLTGWQVGYGVLYPLAFLGLMYLPARRMFEKYVVAKTGGA; encoded by the coding sequence GTGACCAGGCTGGGTACGGTGCTGCGGCTGGAAGTGCGGCTGCAGTGGCGGTACCGGTTCCTGCAGGCGGGCGTGTTCTCCGGCGTGATGTGGCTGGCGCTACTGCTGCCGCTGCCGCACGACCTCCGGTCCACGGCCGAGCCGTACGTCATCCTCGGCGACCTGGCGATCGTCGGCTGGTTCTTCATCGCAGGCGCGGTCTTCCTGGAGAAGGGCGACCGCACGCTGAACGCGTTGGTGGCCACACCGATGCGGTTCGTCGAGTACCTGCTGGCGAAGATGCTCACCCTCGTCACGCTCTCCACGGTGCTCGCGGTGTTCGTCGCGACCGTCACGCACGGCGTCGGGTACGACCTGCGGTGGCTGCTGCTTGGCGCCGTGCTCGGCACGGCCCTGATGCTGACGGCGAGCTTCCTGTCTTCGATGCCGTTCTCGTCGATCAGCAACTGGTTCATGCCTTCGGTCGGGCCGCTCGCGGTCATGACCCTGCCGGTCTTCTACCTGGCCGGGCTCTGGCCGACGCGGTGGCTCTACCTGGTGCCGACGATGGGTCCGCTGTTGTTCCTCGGTGCGGCGTTCGACCAGGTCTCGCTCACCGGTTGGCAGGTCGGGTACGGCGTGCTCTACCCGCTTGCGTTCCTCGGCCTGATGTACCTGCCGGCTCGCCGGATGTTCGAGAAGTACGTGGTGGCCAAGACGGGAGGTGCGTGA
- a CDS encoding ABC transporter permease: protein MAGALTAFGRNDARGLRRESLLAGLIFAPVVWILMVRLATPPATELVADRYGVDLVPYYPLILTAFLLLTSPIVVGGLGAFLVLDERDAGTFAALRVTPTPMRSYLGYRACTVVLVTTVYVVVTMLASGLLPLEHVVPLVPIGLLAGLSGLVIGLVLLRFARNKVEGLAVMRAVGIVVAGLPLIPYFLAPHWQYLFWLLPPYWPAKAYWQLSAGEPWWPHLVGGVIYHVPVVWLLYRQFLRSLR, encoded by the coding sequence ATGGCCGGCGCCCTGACGGCGTTCGGACGCAACGACGCGCGCGGCCTGCGCCGCGAGTCACTACTCGCCGGCCTGATCTTCGCGCCTGTGGTATGGATCCTCATGGTGCGCCTGGCCACGCCGCCGGCGACGGAGCTGGTCGCCGACAGGTACGGCGTCGACCTGGTGCCGTACTACCCGCTGATCCTCACCGCGTTCCTGCTGCTGACCAGTCCGATCGTGGTCGGTGGGCTCGGCGCCTTCCTGGTGCTGGACGAGCGCGACGCCGGCACGTTCGCCGCGCTGAGGGTCACGCCGACGCCCATGCGCTCGTACCTCGGGTACCGAGCCTGCACGGTGGTGCTGGTCACCACGGTGTACGTCGTGGTGACCATGCTCGCAAGCGGTTTGCTGCCGCTCGAGCACGTCGTACCGCTGGTGCCGATCGGGCTGCTGGCGGGGCTCAGCGGGCTGGTCATCGGGCTGGTGCTGTTGCGGTTCGCGCGGAACAAGGTGGAAGGGCTCGCGGTGATGCGTGCGGTCGGCATCGTGGTCGCGGGGCTACCGCTGATCCCGTACTTCCTCGCGCCGCACTGGCAGTACCTGTTCTGGCTGCTGCCGCCTTACTGGCCGGCGAAGGCGTACTGGCAGCTGAGCGCGGGCGAGCCCTGGTGGCCACACCTGGTCGGCGGGGTGATCTACCACGTGCCGGTCGTCTGGTTGTTGTACCGGCAGTTCCTGCGCAGCCTGCGCTGA
- a CDS encoding FAA hydrolase family protein, translating to MKLQRRGPVGQEQPVVLDDDGTLYDLTGLTADIDGAFLAADGIGRARRALEAGELPHADLADARIGAPVARPGAVVCLGQNYAAHAAETGSAPPEEPIVFFKHPNTVVGPYDDVLLPPDSTATDWEVELAIVIGSRARYLPDEASALDHVAGYTVSNDVSERVLQVQRSGGQWSKGKSCETFNPLGPSLVPADDLVNPQKLQIRSWVNDQPRQDSNTADMIFGIARTVYELSQVLVLEPGDVVNTGTPEGVAMSGRFPYLAEGDTVRLAIDDLGEQRQQVRRATR from the coding sequence ATGAAGCTGCAGCGGAGAGGTCCCGTCGGCCAGGAACAGCCGGTCGTACTCGACGACGACGGCACGTTGTACGACCTCACCGGGCTGACCGCGGACATCGACGGCGCGTTCCTCGCCGCGGACGGCATCGGCCGCGCACGGCGCGCGCTCGAGGCGGGTGAGCTACCTCATGCCGACCTCGCGGACGCGCGGATCGGCGCACCGGTGGCAAGGCCGGGCGCGGTGGTCTGCCTGGGCCAGAACTACGCCGCGCACGCCGCGGAGACCGGCTCGGCGCCGCCGGAGGAGCCGATCGTCTTCTTCAAGCACCCGAACACCGTCGTCGGCCCGTACGACGACGTGCTCCTGCCGCCGGACAGCACGGCCACCGACTGGGAGGTCGAGCTCGCCATCGTCATCGGCAGTCGCGCCAGGTACCTGCCGGACGAGGCGTCCGCGCTCGACCACGTCGCCGGCTACACCGTCTCCAACGACGTGTCCGAGCGGGTACTGCAGGTGCAGCGCTCCGGCGGCCAGTGGTCGAAGGGCAAGAGCTGCGAGACGTTCAACCCGCTCGGCCCTTCGCTCGTGCCTGCGGACGACCTCGTCAACCCGCAGAAGCTGCAGATCAGGTCGTGGGTGAACGACCAGCCGCGCCAGGACTCGAACACCGCCGACATGATCTTCGGCATCGCCAGGACCGTGTACGAGCTGAGCCAGGTCCTCGTACTCGAACCCGGCGACGTGGTGAACACCGGGACGCCGGAGGGCGTCGCCATGTCCGGGCGGTTCCCGTACCTGGCAGAAGGCGACACCGTCCGGCTGGCCATCGACGACCTCGGCGAGCAGCGCCAGCAGGTGCGGCGGGCGACCCGCTGA
- the lpdA gene encoding dihydrolipoyl dehydrogenase — MSEHFDVVVLGAGPGGYVSAIRAAQLGLKAAIVEEKYWGGVCLNVGCIPSKALLRNAELAHIFTHEAKTFGIQADGSVTFDYGAAFARSRSVADGRAKGVHYLMKKNGITEYEGRGTFTDANTLQVATTAGGTETVTFGHCILATGAQPKLLPGTSRSERVVTYEEQILTEQLPASIVIAGAGAIGVEFAYVLHNYGVKVTIVEFLDRMVPLEDAEVSKELAKRYRKLGIDVLTSTKVDAIDESSDTVKVTVSSSKGQQTLEADKVLQAIGFQPSVTGYGLENTGVAVTDRGAVEIDGRGRTSVPHIYAIGDVTAKLMLAHTAESMGVIAAETIAGAETMEVDYVMIPRATYCQPQVASFGWTEEQAREQGYDVQVAKFPFTANGKAHGLGDSGGFVKVLSDAKYGELLGAHMIGPDVTELLPELTLAQQWDLTVHEVSRNVHAHPTLSEAVKEAVHGLAGHMINF; from the coding sequence ATGAGCGAACACTTTGACGTGGTGGTCCTTGGCGCCGGCCCCGGCGGATACGTGTCCGCGATCCGGGCCGCGCAGCTCGGCTTGAAGGCGGCGATCGTCGAGGAGAAGTACTGGGGTGGGGTCTGCCTCAACGTCGGCTGCATCCCGTCCAAGGCGCTGCTGCGCAACGCCGAGCTGGCGCACATCTTCACCCACGAGGCGAAGACCTTCGGTATCCAGGCCGACGGGTCGGTCACCTTCGACTACGGTGCTGCGTTCGCCCGCAGCCGCTCGGTCGCCGACGGCCGGGCGAAGGGCGTGCACTACCTGATGAAGAAGAACGGCATCACCGAGTACGAGGGCCGTGGCACGTTCACCGACGCGAACACGCTGCAGGTCGCGACGACCGCCGGCGGCACCGAGACGGTGACCTTCGGGCACTGCATCCTCGCGACCGGCGCGCAGCCGAAGCTGCTGCCTGGCACCAGCCGTTCCGAGCGGGTGGTGACGTACGAGGAGCAGATCCTCACCGAGCAGCTGCCTGCCAGCATCGTTATCGCCGGCGCCGGTGCGATCGGCGTCGAGTTCGCGTACGTGCTGCACAACTACGGCGTAAAGGTCACCATCGTCGAGTTCCTCGACCGAATGGTGCCGCTGGAGGACGCCGAGGTCTCCAAGGAGCTGGCGAAGCGGTACCGCAAGCTCGGCATCGACGTGCTGACGTCCACCAAGGTGGACGCCATCGACGAGTCGAGCGACACGGTCAAGGTGACCGTCTCGTCAAGCAAGGGCCAGCAGACGCTGGAAGCCGACAAGGTGCTCCAGGCGATCGGCTTCCAGCCGAGCGTCACCGGGTACGGGCTGGAGAACACCGGTGTCGCGGTCACCGACAGGGGCGCGGTGGAGATCGACGGCCGCGGGCGTACGTCCGTGCCGCACATCTACGCCATCGGCGACGTCACGGCCAAGCTGATGCTCGCGCACACCGCGGAGTCGATGGGCGTCATCGCCGCCGAGACGATCGCCGGCGCGGAGACCATGGAGGTCGACTACGTGATGATCCCGCGGGCCACGTACTGCCAGCCGCAGGTCGCCAGCTTCGGCTGGACCGAGGAGCAGGCACGCGAACAGGGCTACGACGTGCAGGTCGCGAAGTTCCCTTTCACCGCGAACGGCAAGGCGCACGGCCTCGGCGACTCCGGCGGCTTCGTGAAGGTGCTCAGCGACGCCAAGTACGGCGAGCTGCTCGGCGCCCACATGATCGGCCCCGACGTCACCGAGCTGCTGCCCGAGCTGACCCTCGCGCAGCAGTGGGACCTGACCGTCCACGAGGTGTCGCGGAACGTCCACGCACACCCCACGCTCAGCGAGGCGGTCAAGGAGGCCGTACACGGCCTCGCCGGCCACATGATCAACTTCTGA
- a CDS encoding TrkA family potassium uptake protein: MLPDRRLEERQRPVSDLAESGVVVIGLGRFGISLAEELVDRGVDVLGIDNDPRIVQQLTGSLTQVMAADCTDADTLRQLGVQEFSHAVVAIGTDLEASILAASLLVDLGVQDVWAKAINREHGKILDRLGVHHVVLPEHDMGERVAHLVTGRMLDFIEFEDNFAMVKTSAPAFAVDKRLGETRIRSEYGVTVVCIKRSGEDFTYATQDTVIRSGDTLIVAGTTTATESFANLT; encoded by the coding sequence ATGCTTCCTGACCGTCGACTCGAAGAAAGGCAACGGCCCGTGTCCGATCTGGCGGAGTCCGGCGTCGTGGTCATCGGCCTCGGCAGGTTCGGCATCTCACTCGCCGAGGAGCTGGTCGACCGCGGCGTGGACGTGCTCGGCATCGACAACGACCCGCGGATCGTACAGCAGCTCACCGGCAGCCTGACCCAGGTCATGGCCGCCGACTGCACCGACGCCGACACGCTGCGGCAGCTCGGCGTCCAGGAGTTCTCGCACGCGGTGGTGGCGATCGGCACCGACCTGGAGGCGAGCATCCTCGCCGCCTCGCTGCTCGTCGACCTCGGCGTCCAGGACGTCTGGGCGAAGGCGATCAACAGGGAGCACGGCAAGATCCTCGACCGGCTCGGCGTGCACCACGTCGTGCTGCCGGAACACGACATGGGCGAACGGGTCGCGCACCTGGTCACCGGCCGAATGCTGGACTTCATCGAGTTCGAGGACAACTTCGCCATGGTGAAGACGTCCGCGCCCGCCTTCGCCGTGGACAAGCGACTCGGCGAGACCCGCATCCGCTCCGAGTACGGCGTCACGGTCGTCTGCATCAAGCGCAGCGGCGAGGACTTCACCTACGCCACGCAAGACACCGTCATCCGTTCCGGCGACACACTCATAGTCGCCGGCACCACGACGGCCACCGAGAGCTTCGCCAACCTCACCTGA